The window TGCCCCAAGATGAACCACCCGATGCACAAACCCGCTATCAAACAAAGCAATATCAAGGTAAGACTTTAGAGTCTCAAACACGCATGAAAGCTAACTTGCTTTCTCTTGGTGCAGGTCAAATAGTTTCGAGGTCGAAACTCATTCAAGGGGGAGGGGATGATGTAAGAACGGGAGCTGAATTACCGGCTGTAGCAGTGGCTGAAGTACTAATTGATAGACTTCTTGATGTACAACCTTACGAACTTCCCGATAGACTGCCTGAAGTACTTTTTGGAGAGAACCAGCTTGTACCAGTTAAGGAGAACTATGATATCCTTCCGATATGTgcaaaaaatcagaaacaaacatattttgGAGCTGACCACTGGAACTAGAAGTGATGCGGACCTTCAACGAGCTGAAAGATCATATCGTTGGAATGAGACCATTgcgctctttttcccttatctaCGGTTTTTCCCAATGTGTTtacctagaaaggtttttaatgaggcaacatCCTTCCACATATCTTCCTACACATATTCTATGGAGGATGATCATGGAAAGCCATCCTTGTTTCGAGCTAGTTCAAGACATGATTCAGAGAACCTTTCCACAAGTTAATTATCACTCAAAATGGATCTTTCCATAAATGGCTCAAACCAAATCATCCCTTGGCGTCCTGGAGAGCTTCTATATCACTTGGAGACTTCACCACACATCTTAGGATGCACTCCACCTCACTTGATTAGGCGGATCAAGTTAAAGtgcaactttccttatttggatCTGTTTGTCTTTATAACACAACGACTTCTTCCTTATTCAGTGTTGCGCTTTTGTGAGACTCTTAAGACCATCCAGAAGCTTCCTAGAATGTATCTAGACGTCCCAAGAAACCACAACTTCGGCCCCAAGTTATCAAGGCTCAAGGTGCATCACAACTTTTCCAATTTGGCCGATATTCTCATTCAGTTTCCAAAGGTCATGGTTTTCATTAATTGTTgtgatttctttatttattttagcatTTAGAAGTTGTACTAGAGCCCCTAAGCTCTATTACTTTGTACTTTGGGAGATACGTTTTTTTGATCAATAAGAAAATTCAGTTTACTTCAACACtttgtgttttgaatcaaatcatTGTTCTTGCGAGTTCTAGGTAGTTTGTGGAATCAAACAACTTAGATTTCATGTAGAGTCTCTGATCCTTGTAAGGAATAACACTTGGATCATATTCTCAAGCCTTCGGTGTTGTGGATTCAACATCAAACCGGTTACTTTCCATTAGATTGCTTCCGCCTAAGCTTCTAAGTCTTTGAGTCCGTGAGCCTTGTCTTGGTGGATCCAAGTTTCTACACAAgctaaaaatatgataaatttcTAAActtatatcatatttatttattctaataTGTTTACTTGCAAGTAATAGATGATGTACAacactatattatatttattaaaacatcATAAAGTCACTAATTGTACACAAACATTCAGCAATACGAAAAACGCGTtatattattacaatttttttgtttttttttggcgtaGCATGACTCCcattcatatgtatatattgatAATTGTAAGAAGACAATAAATGCACAAAGAGTGTTGTGCTTCATATTTTGCGGTTTAAGACATGTGCTCTTAGAGAGCGCTTGCGGCCAAATAGCTTTTGCGATACGCGGCTGCGTTAACAGGAAACAACATTTGGCCAACTCCTTCGGTCTTGAAATGAGGAACCAACATTTTCATAGCCAACTAGAGATCCACatgaaaaaccataaacaaaaaaaaaatatcaatgtcAATAATAATCTAATAGTAGTGGACCAGTGGTAAACCAAAATCAGGATTAACAAACATGTAAAACAGTTATGTAGACAAATGACTTACACCAAAAAGTCGAAGACTATGCCAAATGCGAACGGGAGAAGGAAATGGAGAAAGAAGATGGCCAATGGAGGATAAGGTTATACCACAAAGATGATAGATGAGAGAGAGCGGACGAGGATTCATGCCGCCGAGCAGAGCCATCATTCCTGACGTGCGAAACCCGCCACTACAAAGGTAATCATAGCAACCCTGTCTCATTGCCTCTTTTGCTTCGTCCGTGGATGCAATAAGCACTTGAGAAAATGCATTTCCTAGTGTGTTAACCGTCGCTGACATTGGCTtcaccataaaaaaaattcatgtattttaaaaaacgtttgtggttatatatatgttttgatcaAATGTTCATGTTTTAGACTAGTATATATGTCGCATATGCTCACCTTGCGGATATCATAAAATGACTTGATAACTTCTGAGACTCTGTGCGCATCGCCTAGGTTGCTTAATGGCTGGAGAAGACCTCGTAGAATGAGAATATCAGACAGTACAACCATCATTCCAGATGCGATTGCTGGATGACGCATGTTGAATGCATCTCCCAATAAAATCACTCCTTTCTTCTCACTCAAAGAAGCGGACACGCTCTTCACAGGCATCGTTTTTATGTGTGCTCCTTCGTCGATccctttcaaaaatattttgcgGAGTTTTAATGGTACCtagaaaataaatgttaaaagaTTTTAGATGCGCATTCATGCATATCTGCATGGACTTACAAATGTTAGAACGGGTGTATGTGTGGCTTATCTATGTACACAacttagttttatattttatatattgagtttttatttttattaatcaaagaCTAATCAGCCTATTGTTTACCTGAGGAGCAATAGTGTTCTTCACGAAATTTGCCATTTCCCCGTTTGAAATAGAAGGAATATTGTTGGGGAAAATCTCAAAAACACAACGAACGTCGGTGCTGCTGATTTGATACAACATGGTATAGGAGGGTTTACCCATTATCAATTTTAACTTTTCAGGTTCTTCAAGCTGACAGTTCTTCGAGATATAACCTACTTGGTACGATAAAACCTCCGCCTATATCAAGTTAGTACATTGGTGtttatttactaattactaATTGACATACATCCAAGTGAGTGACGTCACTTCTATGTGTATAGGAAAAGATTGATGACTTTTCCATTTAAAAGAGCATACTCACATTGTTGTCGCTAAGAGACCGACGAAGGTTTGAGTAGCAACCGTCGCATACCACAGTGAGAGGTGCAAGGGCTGTTGTTTCTTCGCCTGCGCTATTTTTGTATGTTACTCCTTTGATCACTCCTTTTTCTTCTATCAAAGACCTCACCGTTCCTTCTTCGAGTCGCACGCTACCATTTAATATTTGGTGTATAGATTAACCCATTAATTGCTTTTGCAAAGCTTAGTACGTACTTCCTCCGTTTTTAAATAGTTTTCCTTCTAGacctaattttttgtttcagtttagttGTTGTTCTTTCCCAATGTTACTTTTAGCAGAAAACTATCTCATTTATCcctcattaaataaataaaaaaaactaaatcctttataattttaatagtcaaacaagggtataatacatttatctattttttaatttatgtgaaaaacTTTAGAGTGACAagtaaaaaacagagagagtagtATATATTGTCCAATGTTCAAGAATTTATTAGGTGTTAATTGAAGGATATTTATACTCTTCTTATTATTgcttcatatataaaatatgatgtaaatatatgtttaattaataaattcccccccttttttttataaagatataGATGGGCTAGACACAAATATTTGcaaatatttgataaattatatatagatattttttttgaaatcctaaaCAACTCAGTtgaatttcataaaatttatttaaagatatatattttatcctgAATCTTCCATTTGAAGTTAATTAGGAAGAAGTTACTATCTTTTGTATAATAAGTTAGCAATCTGAATCTAATCTCTACCTATATCAAATTTAAGAGCTCCCATCTCAAACAAATAGTT is drawn from Camelina sativa cultivar DH55 chromosome 8, Cs, whole genome shotgun sequence and contains these coding sequences:
- the LOC104706715 gene encoding squalene epoxidase 5-like isoform X1, which gives rise to MDTAFAYVSVWTLLAFVLTWTVFYFTNMKSKATKLAETVAEERKDGATDVIIVGAGVGGSALAHALAKDGRRVHVIERDMRAPERMMGEFMQPGGRLMLSKLGLEDCLEGIDAQIATGMAVYKDGKEADTLFPVENNNNFPYEPLGRTFHNGQFVQRLRQKASSLPNVRLEEGTVRSLIEEKGVIKGVTYKNSAGEETTALAPLTVVCDGCYSNLRRSLSDNNAEVLSYQVGYISKNCQLEEPEKLKLIMGKPSYTMLYQISSTDVRCVFEIFPNNIPSISNGEMANFVKNTIAPQVPLKLRKIFLKGIDEGAHIKTMPVKSVSASLSEKKGVILLGDAFNMRHPAIASGMMVVLSDILILRGLLQPLSNLGDAHRVSEVIKSFYDIRKPMSATVNTLGNAFSQVLIASTDEAKEAMRQGCYDYLCSGGFRTSGMMALLGGMNPRPLSLIYHLCGITLSSIGHLLSPFPSPVRIWHSLRLFGLAMKMLVPHFKTEGVGQMLFPVNAAAYRKSYLAASAL